Genomic segment of Geovibrio ferrireducens:
TCCTGCTATAAAATCAGTATGGATTCTCTTAAACCCTTCAAAAAAGAGCTTATTGGAAGCGTAAGTGCGAATTACCTCAAGTTTTTCATGCACATATCGCCGCATCCGGGTGTGGTGATAGGCAGACGCGGTTTAGTGGATGAAGAAAAAACAAGGGGGATTGTCCTTGTTTTCGGCCCTCAGTCATACCGTGATTTCAGAATGGAGGACAGTTTTATATCCGTCACAATGAAATTCTCCGGCAGATGGGAGGAGGTTTTTATCCCTTACGAAGCGGTGGCGGCAGTGTTCAACGACCCGGTTTCCCCTGAGTTTATCGTTAATTTCCGTATTCCCGAAAAGAAAGCCGAACAGCCGACGGAAGAGAACCGTACTTCCCCCGAAAACAAAATAATCAGACACGATTTCGGCAAAAAGAAGTAGAAAACAGCCTTGCCGTTACAGGGTTCAGAATGACGCATTACTATGTCACTGTGAGGAGTCGAAGCGACGGAGCAGTCTCTGAATATACTGAGAGATTGCTTCACTCCTGCGGAGTTCGCAATGACTCAAACAGTTCCATGGATGGAACTGCGCCGTGCGAAGCGAAGGACTGCTTTGCAGTCCGCGAGCGTGTGAGCAATTTGACAGAATGTACAAATTGCCTAAGGAACTAAATCACGAACCTGCCGCTGATGAGCATGAAAGCCAGAAAAGGAATAACCGCAGGCCAGATCAGTCCGGCGACATATGCGGCGATAGCGGAAGGCAGCCAGCCCACCCCGCCGCCAAGGGCAAAGCCATAGGTTTTTACACAGTAGATATAAGCAATGATAAACACTATGCCCCATGTTGCATAAAGTCCGAAACGATATACGCTGCTTCCCCAACTCATAATCCTGCTCCGTGGTTTTTATTTGAAGGATTTAACTAAAGGCAGTCATATGCTTATATTTCGAAGAATATCAAACTTAACCTCAAACAACAATACAAATTTTTGAATTTCTTAACATTTTTAAAATAAAATTTAGCAATAGTTCACTAAAAATGCAAAAATAACGTGATTGATTCTTTTAACTGAGATAAAAAAGAGATGGACGGTTAATAAGATTTCAGGCTTTTCCTTTTTCGTTGATTTTTCTTACACAGGCATGGAGAAGTTCGAGAAGGAGATCTTTGTGGACAGGCTTGACCATAATATAGTCCGCTCCGTCAAGGTTTTTGCCCTGATCGGGAAAAGCTGTGACTATAACTATGGGGACATTCAGGTCATGCTCCCTTATGGAGGCTATCATTTCCGAGCCGTCCATAACAGGCATTGCAAGGTCGGCCACAACAAGGTCGGGACGTTTTTCCATGAAAATATCAAGCCCCTCCTGCCCGTTGGAGGCCATGTAAACCTCAGCCGTTCTTCTGCGGATGATGTTCACAATGGAGAGTCTGGCTATTTCGTCATCCTCAACGCAAAGTACTCTGAGCTTGCTTAAATCTGTTGAAGGCACGCCTCACCCCATGAAAATTCATATCAATAACATCGTGTTTTCTTGAGGATATTGCGTGTGAGGGTGATAGTCAAGAGATAAAAAAACCGGAAGGGTCTGCACCCTTCCGGTATGTTAAGTTTTTTGATTAAGCGAGCATTCCGACAAACTCGTCTGCCTCTTTAACGGGGCTGAGTTTGAACTGCTCAACTATGAAGTTTGCCACAGTCGGAGAAAGGAACGCGGGCAGTGAGGGTCCGAGGTGGATATTTTTCACGCCGAGGTAAAGAAGGGCGAGAAGAACAGTGACCGCCTTCTGCTCATACCATGCCACATCATAGTAGATGGGGAGTTTGTTAACATCGTCCAGACCGAAAGCCTCTTTCAGTTTAAGCGCGATAACTGCGAGTGAGTATGAGTCGTTGCACTGACCGGCATCAAGCACTCTGGGTATTCCGCCGATTGTACCGAGGTTCAGCTTATTGTAGCGGTATTTAGCGCATCCTGCCGTGAGGATGATGTAGCCTTCGGGCAGTTTTTCCGCAACTTCTGTGTAGTGAGAGCGGGTTTTGTGTCTGCCGTCGCAGCCTGCCATAACAACAAAGCCTTTTACAGCGCCGGATTTAACAGCTTCGATAACCTTATCGGCTATGGAAAGAACTGTTCCGTGAGCGAAACCGCCGATGATTTTGCCTGTTTCAAGTTCAACGGGTGCAGCGCATTTTTTAGCAAGCGCTATGATTTCAGAGAAATCCTTTTTGCCGCCTTTTGCTCTGTCAGCAATGTGTTTAACACCGGGGTAACCGGCCATGCCAGTGGTGAAGATTCTGTCTTTGTAGGAATCCTTAACCGGCACTATGCAGTTTGTAGTCATAAGGATAGGTCCGTTGAAAGTATCGAACTCCTTATCCTGATGCCACCATGAACCGCCGTAGTTACCTGCGAAATGGCTGTATTTTTTGAATGCCGGGTAGTAGTGACCGGGGAGCATTTCGCTGTGTGTGTAAACATCCACGCCTGTTCCTTCTGTCTGCTCAAGGAGCTCCTGAAGGTCTTTAAGGTCGTGGCCGGAGATGAGGATACCGGGGTTTTTGCGAACGCCGATATTAACCTCTGTGGGTTCGGGGCTGCCGTAACTTGTGGTATTTGCCTTATCAAGGAGCGCCATTGTGGTAACAGCCACTTCGCCGGTTTTCATAACGAGTGCGATAAGCTGCTCCATGCCAAGGTTTTTCACTGTGGCCGCAAGAGCTTCTTTGGCAAATGAGTAGATAGCGTCATCCTCATAACCGAGAACGGCAGCATGCTCAGCATAAGCCGCTATGCCTTTAAGACCGTAGGTGATAAGCTCTTTAAGCGAGCGCAGGTCTTCGTTTGTTTCAAGAAGAACGCCAACGGAGGCTGCCTTCGCGTCGAGATCCGCATCGTTTGCGGGTTTCCATGTAACACAGTCCGGAGTCTGCGCGGGCAGAGCCGCTTTCGCCTTGACGGACTCCCTTATATTCAAAGCCTCTTTCACAAGAGATGTCAGCTTAACATTGTCAAAGTTAGCATTGGTGATTGTGGCAAAAAGCGCCTTGATGGTGAAGAAACCTGCCTCTTTCTCGTAAACTCCGGCAGGTGCGTATTCGCCTGCGAAAGCTATACCCTTAAGGGTGTAGAGGAGAAGATCCTGAAGCTGGGCGGTATCAGCCTGTTTACCGCAAACTCCCTTAACCGTACAGCCCGTGTTCTTGGCCGCTTCCTGACACTGCATACAAAACATACTCATTAATTTGTCCTCCTTCTTTTTTTTTCTGATGGAGTTATGATATAAGAATAACAGGTAAATGATTTGACATGGATCAAGAATGGATAAAAAAACTGCAGTAAAGAAATTTTTAACGGCTTTTTTCGGTGATGACAGCGTACAGGATGTCATCGACAGGATCTCAAGGGTAAAGACCCTCGACAAAGGGGGCATACTCTTCATGGAGGGGCAGACAGGCAGGTACATCTACTTTCTGCTGGAAGGGAAAATCAAGCTCTACAAAACGAACAACGAAGGCAAGGAAGCAATAGTCCACTTCGTAGGGCAGAACGAAATGTTCGCAGAGATAATCCTCCAGCTTGAGTGCTGCTACCCCGTTACCTCGGAAGCGATGGAAAACTGTATTCTCCTTGAGATGGATGCGGCGGAGCTTTTCAGACAGATTGAGAAAACGCCCAAGGTGGCAATGGCGATAATCGGGCTTCTGGCAAGGCGAATAAAATATTTCGTCAACATGATCGAAAACCTCACCCTGAAGGATGTGCGCGGCAGATTTCTGCATTATCTGGAAACCCTCCAGCACAAAGGGAAAAATACAGTCACCCTCCCGGTTCCGAAGGGGGATCTTGCGCTTCTGCTCGGAACCACCCCGGAAACCTTTTCAAGGCTGCTGAAAAAGCTTGCGGAAGAGGAAGTTATAGCCTATGAAGGCAGGAAAATAACCTTCCTGAAAGAGCTTGAGTAGCTTATTTCAAAAAATTAATCTGAAATATTTTAAGGTGTGCTGAGTATGTATTATCTTCTTTTCCTCGCGTCCGCTGCGGCGGTGATATTTGCCGGTAAAAAAATGTCCGTCAGCGGAGATGTTATTGCCGAAAAAACAGGGCTTGGGCACAGCTTCATAGGCCTCACCCTGATTGCGGCCTCCACCAGTCTGCCGGAGGTTATATCCTCCGTCGGAGCAGTAACCATTGTGGACAACCCTGATCTGGCTTTCGGCAATGTTTACGGTTCAAACATGTTCAACATGCTGGTTATCTTCATAATGGACGCCATGTACCGCAAAGGCAGCATACTCGCCCATGCCAGCAAATCAAACGTCACAACCGGGCTTTATGTCATAATCCTCACTATGATCAGCGGAGTAGGCCTCTTCGTCCCAATGCCTTCCATAGGCTGGCTGAACGTGACAAGCATAGCAATTTTCGCTGTTTATTTTATCTCCATGTACACAGCCTACATTCATAAAGATGAACTGGAAGCGGAGCTTGAGGAAACCGATGTCAACGGAACAACTCTTTCATCCGCCTTTATTTCATTTGCTGTTTCAGCGGCAATCATAGTTGCCGCGGGTCTGGCTCTCAGCAAGTCAGCGGATTTCATAGCGACAGACACCGGTCTGGGCGGCTCGTTCGTGGGCAACTTTCTGCTGGCATTTGTAACATCCCTGCCTGAGCTCGCCGTATGTATAGCCGCGGTAAAAATAGGCTCAGTGAACATGGCAGTGGGCAACCTGATAGGCTCCAATATATTCAATGTGACCATAATAGGCATATGTGACCTTTTTTACTTTAAAGGCGATGTCTACTCATCCGTAAGCAGGGTGAACACTGTGGCGGTGCTTATCACATCCATAGTTGTTGCCCTTGTGCTTCTGGGAATAGAGCTTGATAAGAGCGCAAAAAAGCACAGGCGAATATCCATTGTTTCATGGTGCATAGCCGCGCTCTATGTTGTTTACATGGCCTACGTATTCTTCTCCTCGTAAAACTGAAATTCTACATTGAGTTTACAAAGCAGAGTTAAGAACATATAATTCATAATAAAATGGGACTGTATGTGGAAATATAAGAAGGAAGGCGGCAACAGCGTTGTCATAATACCGCCGAAATCCATAAACTATGACAACCTGGAAGACTTCCGCAAGCTCATCAGAGAGCTCACTGAGTCCGGCTGCGTCAATGCGGTCATAAACATGAACAAAGCAATTTACATTGATTCCAGCGGGTTGGGGACCCTTGTTAAAGCCGCTGCGGATTTGCGTCACTCCGGCGGCGATCTCAGACTGTCTGAGGTAAATTCCGGAATCACAGATATACTAAGGATCACCAGTCTGCATAAAGTGCTTAAGATTTACGAAAATACAGAATCCGCACTTGCAAGCTACGGGTGATGCCCCATAATTAAGGCAGGCCGATGCTTAAATTCAAAAACCTATCTGAACAGATATTTTTATCAGCGTTCACTGCGGCTGTTGTCACAGTCGTTACCATAGGTTTTTTGTGGGTAAAGGAGATAAACCAGCGCTTCGGGGAAGAAACCGCGGCGCTGAAAACAACACAGATTAACAGCAGAAAAGAACTTATCCGCACTCAGGTGGACGAAGTTAAGGCTTTCGTGGACTTTGAAAAAGGGCGCACAGAAGACGAAATAGGCAGATTCACATCCTCAAATCTCGGAAATATTCTTGTTACAGCCCAGAAAATAGCTGAATACGAACAGCGTGAACGATTGGTAAACACCCTTGTCTCCCTCGCCATAAACCTCCATACGGATATTTTTATAATGGACAGGGAGGGAACATTTCTCGCTCACTCCTCAATGCCTGAACTCACAGGCAGCCATGCACTGTCATACACTGATGCAGACGGTCTGAACCCCTATGAAACACTGTACCGGAATGCTCTTACAGGGTTCAGGGCTAATATCCGCTTCAC
This window contains:
- a CDS encoding ClpXP protease specificity-enhancing factor SspB → MDSLKPFKKELIGSVSANYLKFFMHISPHPGVVIGRRGLVDEEKTRGIVLVFGPQSYRDFRMEDSFISVTMKFSGRWEEVFIPYEAVAAVFNDPVSPEFIVNFRIPEKKAEQPTEENRTSPENKIIRHDFGKKK
- a CDS encoding response regulator translates to MPSTDLSKLRVLCVEDDEIARLSIVNIIRRRTAEVYMASNGQEGLDIFMEKRPDLVVADLAMPVMDGSEMIASIREHDLNVPIVIVTAFPDQGKNLDGADYIMVKPVHKDLLLELLHACVRKINEKGKA
- the hcp gene encoding hydroxylamine reductase, with amino-acid sequence MSMFCMQCQEAAKNTGCTVKGVCGKQADTAQLQDLLLYTLKGIAFAGEYAPAGVYEKEAGFFTIKALFATITNANFDNVKLTSLVKEALNIRESVKAKAALPAQTPDCVTWKPANDADLDAKAASVGVLLETNEDLRSLKELITYGLKGIAAYAEHAAVLGYEDDAIYSFAKEALAATVKNLGMEQLIALVMKTGEVAVTTMALLDKANTTSYGSPEPTEVNIGVRKNPGILISGHDLKDLQELLEQTEGTGVDVYTHSEMLPGHYYPAFKKYSHFAGNYGGSWWHQDKEFDTFNGPILMTTNCIVPVKDSYKDRIFTTGMAGYPGVKHIADRAKGGKKDFSEIIALAKKCAAPVELETGKIIGGFAHGTVLSIADKVIEAVKSGAVKGFVVMAGCDGRHKTRSHYTEVAEKLPEGYIILTAGCAKYRYNKLNLGTIGGIPRVLDAGQCNDSYSLAVIALKLKEAFGLDDVNKLPIYYDVAWYEQKAVTVLLALLYLGVKNIHLGPSLPAFLSPTVANFIVEQFKLSPVKEADEFVGMLA
- a CDS encoding Crp/Fnr family transcriptional regulator; the encoded protein is MDKKTAVKKFLTAFFGDDSVQDVIDRISRVKTLDKGGILFMEGQTGRYIYFLLEGKIKLYKTNNEGKEAIVHFVGQNEMFAEIILQLECCYPVTSEAMENCILLEMDAAELFRQIEKTPKVAMAIIGLLARRIKYFVNMIENLTLKDVRGRFLHYLETLQHKGKNTVTLPVPKGDLALLLGTTPETFSRLLKKLAEEEVIAYEGRKITFLKELE
- a CDS encoding sodium:calcium antiporter, with translation MYYLLFLASAAAVIFAGKKMSVSGDVIAEKTGLGHSFIGLTLIAASTSLPEVISSVGAVTIVDNPDLAFGNVYGSNMFNMLVIFIMDAMYRKGSILAHASKSNVTTGLYVIILTMISGVGLFVPMPSIGWLNVTSIAIFAVYFISMYTAYIHKDELEAELEETDVNGTTLSSAFISFAVSAAIIVAAGLALSKSADFIATDTGLGGSFVGNFLLAFVTSLPELAVCIAAVKIGSVNMAVGNLIGSNIFNVTIIGICDLFYFKGDVYSSVSRVNTVAVLITSIVVALVLLGIELDKSAKKHRRISIVSWCIAALYVVYMAYVFFSS
- a CDS encoding STAS domain-containing protein, which encodes MWKYKKEGGNSVVIIPPKSINYDNLEDFRKLIRELTESGCVNAVINMNKAIYIDSSGLGTLVKAAADLRHSGGDLRLSEVNSGITDILRITSLHKVLKIYENTESALASYG